Proteins from a single region of Crassaminicella profunda:
- a CDS encoding dipeptide epimerase: MKIKDIKIGAISVPLKKPFKTALRTVNSVNDVIVKVITDTGHIGYGEAPPTGVITGDTTGAIIGAIEDHIKKNLKGMDVENFEGIMKKLDQSVVKNTSAKAAVDIALYDLYGQVYKAPVYKLLGGYRKEIITDITISVNSPEEMARDSLEAVNLGYKTLKIKVGKDAQTDIERMKAIREAVGYDIALRIDANQGWAPKEAVYTLRKMEDAGLCIEFVEQPVAAHDFEGLKLVTDNISIPVLADESVFSPMDAMKIIQMRAADLINIKLMKTGGIHNALKICSIAEVYGVECMIGCMLEAKVSVTAAVHLAAAKSIITKIDLDGPVLCREDPVEGGAIFKDYKITLTDEPGFGFKDIHGVIYRN; encoded by the coding sequence ATGAAAATTAAAGATATAAAGATCGGGGCTATATCAGTGCCTCTTAAAAAACCCTTTAAGACGGCTTTAAGAACGGTGAATAGTGTAAATGATGTGATTGTTAAGGTTATTACAGATACAGGACATATTGGGTATGGGGAAGCGCCACCAACAGGCGTGATTACAGGAGATACGACAGGGGCTATTATAGGAGCCATAGAAGACCATATTAAAAAGAATCTAAAGGGGATGGATGTAGAAAATTTTGAAGGAATCATGAAAAAATTAGATCAATCAGTAGTAAAAAATACTAGCGCTAAAGCAGCTGTAGATATAGCTCTTTATGACTTATATGGGCAGGTTTATAAAGCACCTGTATATAAGCTATTAGGTGGATATAGAAAAGAGATTATTACAGATATAACGATTAGTGTAAATTCTCCTGAAGAAATGGCAAGGGACAGCTTAGAAGCAGTAAATTTGGGCTATAAGACTTTGAAGATCAAAGTAGGGAAGGATGCTCAAACAGATATTGAAAGAATGAAAGCCATTCGAGAAGCTGTTGGATATGATATAGCTCTTAGAATTGATGCCAATCAAGGATGGGCACCTAAAGAAGCTGTATATACTTTACGAAAAATGGAAGATGCAGGACTTTGTATTGAGTTTGTTGAACAGCCCGTAGCAGCACATGATTTTGAGGGTTTAAAACTTGTAACAGATAATATTTCTATTCCTGTTTTAGCAGATGAAAGTGTATTTTCTCCAATGGATGCTATGAAAATTATACAAATGAGAGCGGCTGATTTGATTAATATTAAGCTTATGAAAACAGGAGGGATACATAATGCCCTTAAGATTTGTTCTATTGCTGAAGTATATGGGGTTGAATGTATGATTGGATGTATGCTTGAAGCAAAGGTAAGTGTCACTGCAGCAGTACATCTTGCAGCAGCAAAGAGTATTATTACAAAAATAGATTTAGATGGACCTGTATTATGTAGGGAGGACCCAGTTGAGGGAGGAGCTATTTTTAAAGATTATAAGATTACATTAACAGATGAACCTGGATTTGGTTTTAAGGATATTCATGGTGTAATCTATAGGAATTAG
- the nhaC gene encoding Na+/H+ antiporter NhaC, translating into MKKQPTFVQAMIPIVAMVILLGVGYGLMGLRAELLMLISAVIAGVIAVTLGYTWEDIINSIVGKLSKTMPAILILIIVGVLIGSWMIGGTIPMMVYYGLKIINPKFMIITSFVVTAFVSVCTGTSWGSAGTIGVALMGVAAGMGIPLPVAAGAIVSGAYFGDKMSPLSDTTNLAPIAAGSKLYEHIGHMLFTTGPAFIVAGIVYLIIGFNSSIVNFSTPEKVETILSTLDMMFNWNILLLLPPAIVLYGSITKKPTIPVMLFSSMVALVNAVLIQSFTIQQAFDATISGFNISMIQVPGFDPNQVIADIPRLLNRGGMNSMLGTVLIAFCAYGFAGAISVSGSLDIVLNKLLKSVKSTGSLIVATAISCFTAVCVTSNGQLSILIPGEMFKNEYIKRGLHPKNLSRTLEDSATVIEPLVPWTAAGVYMATTLGVPTLEYLPWAILCYLGVVFATIWGYTGIFIAKLDKNDEIYQEYLKKDCVS; encoded by the coding sequence ATGAAAAAGCAACCTACATTTGTACAAGCCATGATCCCAATAGTGGCTATGGTTATTCTTTTGGGAGTAGGTTATGGTCTAATGGGGTTACGAGCAGAGCTTTTAATGCTTATATCTGCGGTAATTGCTGGCGTTATTGCTGTAACTTTAGGATACACATGGGAAGATATTATTAATTCTATTGTAGGAAAATTATCAAAAACAATGCCAGCTATATTAATATTAATTATTGTAGGGGTGTTAATAGGTAGTTGGATGATTGGTGGAACTATTCCAATGATGGTTTATTATGGACTAAAAATTATTAATCCTAAATTTATGATTATTACTTCTTTTGTTGTAACAGCATTTGTATCTGTATGTACAGGTACATCTTGGGGATCAGCTGGGACGATTGGTGTTGCATTAATGGGTGTTGCAGCAGGGATGGGGATACCTCTACCAGTTGCAGCAGGAGCTATTGTTTCAGGAGCATATTTTGGAGATAAGATGTCTCCATTATCTGATACAACAAATTTAGCACCTATTGCAGCTGGTTCAAAATTATATGAGCATATTGGACATATGTTGTTTACAACAGGACCAGCATTCATTGTAGCAGGGATTGTATATTTAATTATAGGCTTTAATTCATCTATTGTTAATTTTTCAACCCCTGAAAAGGTAGAGACAATTCTTAGTACATTAGATATGATGTTTAATTGGAATATTTTACTTTTATTACCTCCAGCTATTGTTTTATATGGTTCTATTACGAAAAAACCTACTATTCCAGTTATGCTTTTTTCTAGTATGGTTGCTTTAGTCAATGCAGTACTTATACAAAGCTTTACAATCCAGCAGGCATTTGATGCAACTATCAGTGGATTTAATATTTCAATGATTCAAGTACCTGGATTTGATCCTAATCAAGTGATAGCAGATATTCCTAGATTGTTAAATCGTGGTGGAATGAATTCAATGTTAGGAACGGTTTTAATCGCTTTTTGTGCTTATGGATTTGCTGGAGCCATTTCTGTAAGTGGTTCTTTGGATATTGTATTAAACAAATTATTAAAATCTGTAAAATCAACAGGAAGTTTGATTGTAGCAACAGCTATTTCATGCTTTACTGCAGTATGTGTAACATCTAATGGCCAGTTATCTATATTGATCCCTGGGGAGATGTTTAAAAATGAATATATTAAAAGGGGACTACATCCAAAGAATCTTTCAAGAACATTAGAAGATTCAGCAACTGTTATAGAACCATTGGTTCCTTGGACAGCAGCGGGAGTATATATGGCAACTACATTAGGGGTACCGACTCTTGAGTATTTACCATGGGCTATTTTATGTTATTTAGGAGTTGTATTTGCAACTATTTGGGGATATACAGGAATATTTATTGCCAAGTTAGATAAAAATGATGAAATTTATCAAGAATATTTAAAGAAAGATTGTGTTTCTTAA
- a CDS encoding spore maturation protein, whose translation MFVKIMETISIYAIPLIILIIPLYGFIKKVKVYEAFTEGAKEGFKTGVMIIPYLVAMLVAIGIFRKSGAMDLLVSAVSPITNLIGMPAEVLPMAIMRPLSGGGASGIMNDLFTTYGPDSLIGRMASIMNGSTETTFYVLAVYFGAVGIKKTRHALPAGLIADFVGLITAVFVTNLMFN comes from the coding sequence ATGTTTGTAAAAATTATGGAGACCATCTCAATTTATGCAATACCACTGATTATTTTGATTATACCTCTTTATGGATTTATTAAAAAAGTAAAAGTTTATGAAGCTTTTACAGAAGGGGCTAAGGAAGGGTTTAAGACGGGGGTTATGATTATCCCGTATTTAGTTGCGATGTTGGTAGCTATTGGAATTTTTAGAAAATCAGGAGCTATGGACCTATTAGTAAGTGCTGTTTCACCCATAACTAATTTAATTGGTATGCCAGCAGAAGTTCTTCCTATGGCCATTATGAGACCTCTTTCTGGAGGGGGCGCATCTGGTATTATGAATGATTTATTTACAACCTATGGACCGGACTCATTAATTGGTAGAATGGCTTCTATTATGAATGGTTCTACTGAAACTACCTTTTATGTATTAGCAGTTTATTTTGGTGCGGTAGGGATTAAAAAAACAAGACATGCGTTACCAGCAGGACTTATAGCAGATTTTGTAGGACTTATAACAGCTGTTTTTGTAACAAATTTAATGTTTAACTAA
- the xylB gene encoding xylulokinase — translation MSFLGIDLGTSSVKIILINEKGDLLGEESRGYSVDYPKINWAEQNPEDWWKATKDCIKNLMEKGCCKKDTVKAIGFSGQMHGLVALDENDQVLHPAILWCDQRTQEECHEITNYFGQEKLTQYTGNKALTGFTAPKILWLKKHKPKLYEKIAHILLPKDYIRLKLTGEYATDVSDASGMLLLDVKKRNWSKEMLEFLQMKESVLPKLYESYEITGYLTEGIKNILGLKGEIAVVGGAGDQAAGAIGTGTVKEGIASVTLGTSGVVFASHNEYRVDKENRLHAFCHANGKYHSMGVMLSAASCLKWWVEEIHKGVAFEELLTEAENSPIGSKGLIFLPYLMGERTPYADPNAKGVFIGLTMSHSRGDMTRAILEGVAFGLRDSFQILKELKIPVEDIRAIGGGAQSNLWMDILTNVFDQKISTLYTDQGGALGAAILASVGNGTFDTVENACSKLIHVKKTYVPNKEKVYAYIQYYKMYHQLYDVLKASFDQLAHVQKSLYFI, via the coding sequence GTGAGTTTTTTAGGCATTGATTTGGGAACATCTTCTGTGAAAATTATTCTTATCAATGAGAAAGGTGATTTATTAGGAGAAGAATCAAGGGGATATTCTGTTGATTATCCTAAAATAAATTGGGCTGAACAAAATCCTGAAGATTGGTGGAAGGCTACGAAGGATTGTATTAAAAATTTGATGGAAAAGGGCTGCTGTAAAAAAGATACTGTAAAAGCCATAGGGTTTAGTGGTCAAATGCATGGATTGGTAGCTCTTGATGAGAATGATCAAGTATTGCATCCTGCTATACTTTGGTGTGACCAAAGAACCCAGGAAGAATGCCATGAAATCACCAATTATTTTGGACAGGAAAAATTAACGCAGTACACAGGGAATAAAGCTTTAACAGGTTTTACAGCACCGAAAATATTATGGCTTAAAAAGCATAAGCCTAAGTTATATGAAAAAATAGCTCATATCCTTCTTCCAAAAGATTATATTCGATTAAAATTAACAGGGGAATATGCAACAGATGTATCAGATGCTTCAGGAATGCTTTTATTAGATGTAAAAAAACGAAATTGGTCAAAGGAAATGTTAGAATTTTTACAGATGAAGGAAAGTGTTTTGCCAAAATTATATGAATCCTATGAAATTACTGGGTACCTTACAGAGGGGATAAAAAATATACTAGGATTAAAAGGGGAAATCGCTGTTGTTGGAGGCGCAGGAGATCAAGCAGCAGGGGCTATTGGAACAGGTACAGTTAAGGAAGGGATTGCTTCAGTTACATTAGGAACATCTGGTGTAGTTTTTGCATCACATAATGAGTATAGAGTAGATAAAGAAAACAGACTCCATGCTTTTTGTCATGCAAATGGTAAATATCATTCTATGGGTGTGATGCTTTCAGCAGCTAGCTGCTTAAAATGGTGGGTAGAAGAGATTCATAAGGGGGTAGCCTTTGAGGAGCTTCTCACAGAAGCAGAAAATTCACCTATAGGTAGCAAGGGTTTAATTTTTTTACCTTATTTGATGGGGGAAAGAACACCTTATGCTGATCCTAATGCAAAGGGAGTCTTTATTGGGTTAACTATGAGTCATTCTAGAGGAGATATGACGAGAGCTATTTTGGAGGGGGTAGCCTTTGGATTAAGAGATTCTTTCCAAATACTTAAGGAGTTAAAAATACCTGTAGAGGATATAAGAGCAATTGGTGGAGGTGCACAAAGTAATCTTTGGATGGATATACTTACTAATGTCTTTGATCAAAAAATAAGTACTTTATATACAGATCAAGGAGGAGCATTAGGTGCTGCTATTTTAGCAAGTGTAGGAAATGGAACTTTTGATACAGTTGAAAATGCATGTAGTAAGCTTATTCATGTAAAGAAAACCTATGTTCCCAATAAAGAAAAGGTGTATGCATATATCCAGTATTATAAGATGTATCATCAATTATATGATGTTTTAAAGGCATCCTTTGATCAGTTAGCCCATGTTCAAAAAAGCCTTTATTTTATATAA
- a CDS encoding C-GCAxxG-C-C family (seleno)protein, producing MFIEIIKKYRDKTKYDLSCSETIIYAANEAYDLNLDQKTFRAMAPFSGGMWVEEVCGAISGALAVLGILFTNNVAHESDYLKELTLEFFEKFEKKLGSINCTKLKEMHRTEEEGCNKVIYIAGEILDEIIIREVKKNGNF from the coding sequence ATGTTCATAGAAATCATTAAAAAATATAGAGATAAAACTAAATACGATTTAAGCTGTTCTGAAACGATTATTTACGCAGCTAACGAAGCTTATGATTTAAATCTAGACCAAAAAACATTTAGAGCCATGGCACCTTTTAGTGGGGGAATGTGGGTAGAAGAAGTATGCGGTGCAATCAGCGGTGCTTTAGCTGTTTTAGGCATCTTATTCACAAATAATGTAGCCCATGAAAGTGATTACTTAAAGGAATTGACCTTAGAATTCTTTGAAAAATTTGAGAAAAAATTAGGGTCGATCAATTGTACTAAATTAAAAGAAATGCACCGAACAGAAGAAGAAGGCTGTAATAAAGTCATCTATATAGCTGGGGAAATTTTAGATGAAATCATTATAAGGGAAGTGAAAAAAAATGGAAATTTCTAA
- a CDS encoding MalY/PatB family protein, which translates to MDSKFDEMIDRYHTNCAKWDEADEIYGKDLIHLGVADMDFKSPEPVIQTMQNVLDHGVFGYTVLSDHYYEAIQNWMKKRFHWEIEKDWIVFCPRISIAVSLMVQTLTKEGESVIIQQPVYSPLREAVVKNNRKLIVNPLKYEDEKYTMDFDDLEKKIDSSVKLMILCSPHNPVGRVWKKEELKKLEKLCVKHDIIVISDEIHSDLLYKGYEHTPLANVSEEMAKRSIICNSVTKTFNVPGVIVSNLIIPNKEIRKAIEDEIDRLGMHNPNIFSVPVVETAYTDCEEWVDEVLRYIHGNYEYFKEYVTTHMPKLKIIQPEGTYLLWIDYRALGLKEEEVYDWFIRKAKVGVYMGSVFGKEGEGFIRVNLATSRKNIELALERIKKFY; encoded by the coding sequence ATGGATTCAAAATTTGATGAAATGATTGATAGATATCATACAAATTGTGCAAAATGGGATGAAGCTGATGAGATTTATGGAAAGGATTTGATTCATTTAGGGGTTGCAGATATGGATTTTAAATCTCCAGAACCAGTTATTCAAACTATGCAGAATGTATTAGATCATGGAGTTTTTGGATATACCGTATTGAGTGACCATTATTATGAAGCCATTCAAAATTGGATGAAGAAAAGATTTCATTGGGAAATAGAGAAAGATTGGATTGTATTTTGTCCACGTATTAGTATTGCTGTTAGTTTGATGGTTCAAACTCTAACGAAGGAGGGTGAGAGTGTCATTATTCAGCAGCCTGTATACAGTCCTTTAAGAGAAGCTGTTGTGAAGAATAATAGAAAATTAATTGTTAACCCGTTAAAATATGAAGATGAAAAATATACTATGGATTTTGATGATTTAGAGAAGAAAATTGATTCATCTGTAAAACTAATGATTTTATGCAGTCCACATAATCCTGTAGGAAGAGTTTGGAAAAAGGAAGAATTGAAAAAGCTTGAAAAGCTTTGTGTAAAACATGATATTATTGTGATTTCAGATGAAATCCATTCAGATCTTTTATACAAAGGATATGAGCATACACCATTAGCAAATGTTTCAGAGGAGATGGCAAAAAGATCTATTATATGTAATTCTGTTACAAAAACTTTTAATGTGCCAGGTGTTATTGTTTCCAATCTTATTATTCCAAATAAAGAGATTCGTAAAGCTATAGAAGATGAAATAGATCGCTTAGGTATGCATAATCCAAATATTTTTTCAGTACCAGTTGTAGAAACTGCTTATACAGATTGTGAGGAGTGGGTTGATGAGGTACTGAGATATATTCATGGAAATTATGAATATTTTAAAGAATATGTAACAACTCATATGCCAAAGCTAAAGATCATTCAGCCAGAAGGAACTTATTTATTGTGGATAGATTATAGGGCGTTAGGATTAAAAGAAGAGGAAGTATATGATTGGTTTATAAGAAAGGCCAAGGTAGGCGTATATATGGGCTCTGTTTTTGGAAAGGAAGGAGAAGGATTTATAAGAGTAAATTTAGCAACATCTAGAAAAAATATTGAATTAGCTTTAGAGCGAATCAAGAAGTTTTACTAG
- a CDS encoding nucleoside recognition domain-containing protein: MINIIWLGFIVIGIIAALATGNAQAVTDAALDYADVAVELSIGLVGVMALWLGLMRIAEESGMVKALGNALKPIMKFLFPEVPEDHPAMGAIVMNMAANIFGLGNAATPLGIKAMKELQELNEEKDTATNSMCTFLAINTSSVTLIASSVVAYRAAAGSANPAEIIGPTIIATVASTIAAIIAVKLLQRLPVFNKTEKKMVEKN; this comes from the coding sequence ATGATCAATATAATTTGGTTAGGATTTATCGTAATTGGCATTATTGCAGCACTAGCTACAGGAAATGCTCAAGCTGTAACGGATGCAGCATTAGATTATGCAGATGTTGCAGTAGAATTATCAATCGGTCTTGTAGGGGTTATGGCGTTATGGCTTGGACTTATGAGAATTGCAGAAGAATCAGGAATGGTTAAAGCATTAGGAAATGCTTTAAAGCCAATTATGAAGTTTTTGTTTCCAGAAGTTCCAGAGGACCATCCTGCTATGGGTGCTATTGTCATGAATATGGCTGCAAATATTTTTGGCCTTGGAAATGCAGCAACGCCTCTAGGAATTAAAGCTATGAAGGAACTTCAAGAATTAAATGAGGAGAAGGATACAGCAACAAATTCAATGTGTACATTTTTAGCAATCAATACATCATCTGTTACATTAATTGCATCTTCTGTAGTTGCATATCGTGCAGCAGCAGGTTCAGCAAATCCTGCTGAAATTATTGGCCCAACGATTATTGCTACAGTGGCATCTACAATAGCAGCTATTATTGCTGTAAAGTTGCTTCAAAGATTACCAGTTTTCAATAAGACGGAAAAGAAAATGGTAGAGAAAAATTAA
- a CDS encoding DUF819 domain-containing protein produces the protein MITGGFTYLAVIVFFSSLVILAEKKSKGKFFKYVPAIVVIYFVVMVLATFKVWEKTDEVTMYYKMIKGNLLPAMIFLMLLRCDLRRIMKLGPKMLLGFFTAALSIGIGFVVTYAIFKGMYTADTWKAFAALAGSWMGGTGNMAAVQGALNVPDSSMGYTLLIDSIDYAIWVMILLGLVPFGKIFNKWTKADTSIIDEVGEQLAATQENIRKNVEFSDMMVLIGASLFVSAVGQGLAEILPKTSFITGTTWTVIIATVAGTICAMTPLGKLPGSSQISNVMLYTIVGLIASRANFAELGQAPIYIISGFVILAIHAIIMVAVAKLFKLDLFTCGIASLANIGGVASAPILAASYSEALIPIGVLMAMLGYIIGTGGGLLVGKILSIM, from the coding sequence ATGATTACAGGTGGTTTTACGTATTTAGCAGTTATTGTGTTTTTTTCAAGTTTGGTTATTCTTGCAGAAAAGAAGAGTAAGGGAAAGTTTTTCAAATATGTACCAGCTATTGTTGTAATTTATTTTGTTGTAATGGTACTTGCAACCTTTAAAGTTTGGGAAAAAACAGATGAAGTGACCATGTATTATAAGATGATCAAAGGAAATTTATTGCCAGCAATGATTTTTTTAATGTTATTAAGATGTGACCTTAGAAGAATTATGAAGTTAGGACCTAAAATGCTTTTAGGATTTTTTACTGCAGCTCTTAGTATCGGGATTGGATTTGTTGTTACATATGCTATATTTAAAGGAATGTATACGGCTGATACATGGAAAGCATTTGCAGCTTTAGCAGGAAGCTGGATGGGTGGAACAGGAAATATGGCAGCAGTACAAGGGGCTTTAAATGTACCAGATTCTAGTATGGGATATACATTATTGATTGATTCAATTGATTATGCCATTTGGGTAATGATTTTGTTAGGGTTAGTTCCTTTTGGAAAAATATTCAATAAATGGACAAAGGCAGATACGAGTATAATAGATGAAGTTGGAGAACAACTTGCTGCAACACAAGAAAATATTAGAAAGAATGTTGAGTTTTCAGATATGATGGTTTTAATAGGAGCAAGTTTATTTGTTTCAGCAGTTGGGCAGGGGTTAGCAGAAATATTACCAAAGACTAGCTTTATTACAGGTACAACATGGACTGTAATTATTGCAACTGTTGCAGGAACCATATGTGCCATGACTCCTCTTGGAAAACTTCCAGGATCATCTCAAATTTCAAATGTAATGCTTTATACAATTGTAGGATTAATTGCTTCCCGTGCTAATTTTGCTGAGCTTGGGCAAGCACCAATATATATTATTTCTGGATTTGTTATTTTAGCAATCCATGCAATTATTATGGTTGCAGTGGCTAAGCTTTTCAAACTAGACTTATTTACATGTGGGATTGCAAGTCTTGCAAATATAGGAGGGGTTGCATCTGCCCCAATACTTGCAGCATCTTATAGTGAAGCATTAATCCCTATAGGGGTATTAATGGCTATGCTAGGATATATTATTGGAACAGGTGGAGGTTTATTAGTGGGGAAAATACTTTCAATTATGTAA
- a CDS encoding S66 peptidase family protein, which translates to MMVPKGLYWGDTIGVVAPAGPVSKERADGAKAVLEEMGFKVKMGESCYLLYGGYLAGEDEIRAKDVNQMFGDKEVDAIICIRGGYGCTRMMDFLDVELIKKNPKIFVGYSDVTALHLLFNQKADLATYHGPMVVSNMLAFNSFTKESFFHVINEKEDIELKNPKNHEMKVMVKGFAKGQLVGGNLALIAATMGTPYEIETKGKILFIEDIGEKPYSIDRMLTQLALAGKLENCEGIILGDFADCEDDEGFTSFEVLENIIKPFGKPTVYNFRSGHCEPMITLPLGRVCELDATNKKIIIKNY; encoded by the coding sequence ATGATGGTTCCAAAAGGATTATATTGGGGGGATACTATTGGGGTTGTTGCTCCAGCAGGACCTGTGAGTAAGGAGCGAGCAGATGGAGCAAAAGCTGTTTTAGAAGAAATGGGATTCAAGGTAAAAATGGGAGAGAGCTGCTATTTATTATATGGTGGATACTTGGCAGGAGAAGATGAAATAAGAGCCAAAGATGTAAACCAAATGTTTGGTGATAAAGAGGTAGATGCAATTATTTGTATCAGGGGAGGATATGGTTGTACCCGTATGATGGATTTCCTTGATGTAGAGTTGATCAAAAAAAATCCTAAAATATTTGTAGGATACTCAGATGTAACAGCGCTACATTTACTTTTTAACCAGAAAGCTGATTTGGCTACATATCATGGTCCCATGGTTGTATCAAATATGCTAGCGTTTAATTCATTTACAAAAGAATCATTTTTCCATGTAATCAATGAAAAAGAGGATATAGAGTTAAAGAATCCAAAGAATCATGAAATGAAAGTAATGGTAAAAGGTTTTGCAAAAGGACAATTGGTAGGTGGAAATTTGGCTTTGATTGCTGCTACTATGGGGACACCCTATGAAATTGAAACAAAGGGTAAAATTCTTTTTATAGAAGACATAGGGGAAAAACCATATAGTATTGATAGGATGCTTACACAGCTTGCCTTAGCAGGAAAATTAGAAAATTGTGAAGGTATTATTCTAGGGGATTTTGCTGATTGTGAAGATGATGAAGGATTTACATCATTTGAAGTACTTGAAAATATTATAAAGCCTTTTGGAAAGCCTACAGTTTACAATTTTAGATCAGGTCATTGTGAACCAATGATTACACTTCCACTAGGAAGAGTTTGTGAATTAGATGCAACCAATAAAAAGATTATTATAAAGAATTATTAA
- a CDS encoding DUF3870 domain-containing protein, which yields MYDKNTVYIIGHGKTSSDNAITQHFGMFFIGYVVDIATDTIVDLSCASTIPTTQLFIKSLFFGKKLDEFHEEIEEEIKRRYFGTSQRAILVAYKDAVKKYKEIKQKYY from the coding sequence ATGTATGATAAAAATACGGTATATATCATAGGACATGGAAAAACGAGTAGTGATAATGCAATCACACAACATTTTGGAATGTTTTTTATTGGATATGTTGTTGATATAGCTACAGATACAATTGTTGATCTTAGCTGTGCATCAACTATTCCCACTACGCAGCTATTTATTAAAAGCTTATTCTTTGGGAAAAAGTTGGATGAGTTTCATGAAGAGATAGAAGAAGAAATAAAAAGAAGATATTTTGGTACTTCCCAAAGAGCTATTCTTGTAGCTTATAAGGATGCAGTAAAAAAATATAAAGAGATTAAACAAAAATATTATTAA
- a CDS encoding aldose epimerase family protein has product MEISKKYFGKTENDDAVYEYTLSNDHFSYIRILNYGGIITEICVPDKHHHIENVVLSLKNIEDYEKKSPYLGCIAGRVAGRISNASFSIDEEKYTLEANNHHANLHGGPLGFDQKLWHVKEISHTDFIGLELSYFSKDKDQGFPGNLNVKVFYKFYNDNLLEITYEATTDKRTLVNLTNHSYFNLSGNYKEDILNHTLTIHAEEYGQIDKNIIPIGITNVNHTPFDFRKGKKIGENIKDHDLQLKYAGGYDHPFLLEKNHPHIILEDEKSGRILEITTDQPCVVLYTSNTIGREMLLRGDVSSYNHLGVCLETQWYPDAINQDFFPTYILNPNEKYISKTLYAFKIRD; this is encoded by the coding sequence ATGGAAATTTCTAAAAAATATTTTGGAAAAACCGAAAATGATGATGCTGTTTATGAATATACCCTTTCAAATGATCATTTTTCATATATTCGCATATTAAACTATGGTGGCATTATTACAGAAATTTGTGTTCCTGATAAGCACCATCATATAGAAAATGTTGTTCTCAGTCTTAAAAACATAGAAGATTACGAAAAAAAATCTCCTTATTTGGGATGTATTGCTGGAAGAGTAGCTGGGAGAATTTCCAATGCTTCTTTCTCCATAGATGAAGAAAAATATACTTTAGAAGCCAATAACCATCATGCAAATCTTCATGGAGGACCTTTAGGCTTTGATCAAAAACTATGGCATGTAAAAGAAATCTCTCATACAGATTTCATCGGTTTAGAGCTTAGTTATTTTAGCAAAGACAAAGATCAAGGGTTTCCAGGTAATTTAAATGTGAAAGTTTTTTATAAGTTTTATAATGATAATCTTCTAGAAATCACCTATGAAGCAACAACTGATAAAAGAACCCTTGTAAACCTTACAAATCACAGTTACTTCAATCTTTCTGGAAATTATAAGGAAGATATATTAAATCATACTTTAACCATTCATGCTGAAGAGTATGGACAAATTGATAAAAATATTATTCCTATAGGGATTACAAATGTAAATCATACTCCCTTTGATTTTAGAAAAGGTAAAAAAATAGGAGAAAACATAAAAGACCATGATCTTCAATTAAAATATGCTGGGGGCTATGATCATCCATTTTTATTAGAAAAAAATCATCCTCATATTATTCTAGAAGATGAAAAAAGCGGAAGAATCTTAGAAATTACAACAGATCAACCCTGTGTAGTATTATATACAAGCAATACCATTGGTCGTGAAATGCTTTTAAGAGGTGATGTATCTTCTTATAATCATTTAGGGGTCTGCTTAGAAACCCAGTGGTACCCCGATGCTATCAATCAAGATTTTTTTCCTACATATATTCTAAATCCAAATGAAAAATATATTTCAAAGACACTTTATGCATTTAAGATAAGGGATTAA